Genomic window (Ictalurus furcatus strain D&B chromosome 26, Billie_1.0, whole genome shotgun sequence):
GCCTTATGGTGTAAAATTCAGAAACCTAAtgttaaatgatcatttttttaacatttttgttaTGTCTTCTTATTTTTCCCTGCAGGATGACCATAAGTTGACCTTAGATGAGCTTCATCGCAAATATGGCACTGACCTTGACAGAGTGAGTAGAGGTTAGGTGTCTTatctattaaaatataaaaataaataaataaatcaaaaaagaaGCATTTTTTGCTTCACATTCCACACTTTTAGACACATGCCAACATTATCATGTATAATCAATTATAAGAAAAGCGTTGAAAACACTTAAAAATGTTCAACGCTTAAAGGAGCTGATTATGACTGTTGTGTGTTATATGAATattattacattcatttatttccattaaCAAATTTCTAACATAATTTCATACTTTTTGTAAGGGTTTGACTGCTTCTCGTGCAAAAGAAATCCTGGAACGAGATGGACCCAATGCTCTGACACCTCCTCCTACAACCCCAGAATGGGTCAAATTCTGTAAACAGCTCTTTGGTGGATTTTCCACTTTATTGTGGATTGGAGctattctttgttttttggcATACGGAATCCAAGCTGCCTCCGAAGATGAACCAACAAATGATaatgtaagaaaaataaatgatgcCTGCTGTTTGAAAATGCCAGTGGTATCTACTTACGCATTATATTAATAGAACACCTTTGCCCCCCTCTCCCTGCTCcaaaccatctctctctctctctctctctctctctctctctctctctctctctttctgtctcacacccacattcatttttttctccagcTGTATCTTGGAATTGTCCTATCTGCTGTTGTAATGATCACTGGCTGCTTCTCATACTATCAGGAGGCTAAGAGCTCAAAGATCATGGAATCCTTTAAGAACCTTGTCCCTCAGgtataaacataaaatattattccCCTGAGAAAGTGGAGAGAGATCATTTAACCAGTTATagacatttctttttctgttaTTCAGCAAGCATTGGTTATCCGTGATGGTGAGAAGAAGAGTATCAATGCTGAAGACGTAGTGGTTGGCGACATTGTGGAGATTAAGGGTGGTGACAGAATCCCTGCTGATCTGCGCATTATCGCTGCACACGGATGCAAGGTGACATCCTTAAAACTCTTGCAAATCACTATGTTGACTAATTAATCATACTACAAACACTGAAATTCCAGATTTTATTCCAACACATTTGTGAACTGCTATCTccatgcattttaaattctgttgcAATCCTAATTATCTCTTTTGAGTGAGCAGTGATTTAACCGTGTCACTATTTGACAGACATAAGCTGATTTTCCTTTGGTTTGTCTGCCTTCCTGGATGTTGTGCAAATGTCGGGCAGCAAGCTGACTGCTAAACTTAGCTTCtacagagttattattgcacctagtggtcaaaaatgggaactacaACAAGCCCCAATAGAGGCCTATAGGAGTAAAATTCTCACTGCCCCATGACCACTTTATGAACAATTTCAATGGGGAAGGAACAGCAAACATgacagttaatgacagggttggCAGATTACGTGTTAATTATCAGAATTAAGTCTAATAAATTTCCTAAAAAAGTGCAGACTGTGTCTGTAATGTTCAGAACCATTTGTAATGTAAGATATTGGAAGAGTGAAAAGGGAGTTATGGTGTGGATAATGTCTGTACATTAGAAATATTTGTGAAATACTTGTTTGCCGCTcaaaagctgaaaaaagaagaaaaatatgtcCCTTTCAATTGTATTACCTGGAATAAAGTAGGAAAAAGGGGGTGGGGACGTTTTATATCTAAAACCACTAAAAATGAGCTGCTACTATATAACAGATGACTGTATGTTGTCAACTTTCAACCGCCCATTACTCTAAAAGTTCACCAGATCTGTATCTACAAGTGTGATAGCCTCTCAAATTCATTTTGTCATTATCAATGCCGTCCTGCCCCACCAAAATATATGGTCACAAGGCACTAGCTTCTTGCAAATTGCTTTCGCTTACTTAATTTGCTTACCTTTCAGGTGGACAATTCATCCCTTACTGGTGAATCTGAGCCCCAGACACGTACTCCTGACTTCTCCAATGACAATCCTCTAGAAACCAGGAACATTGTATTCTTTTCTACAAATTGTGTGGAAGGTAGGAAAATAAATTGCTATTTTGAAAGATATGAAAgatgaaatatatgaaataatatatatatatatatatatatatatatatatatatatatatatatatatatatatatatataatatgatatcTTGTTCTCAGGTTCTGCCAAAGGTGTTGTCATCAACACAGGTGATCACACTGTGATGGGTCGAATTGCCACCCTGGCCTCAAGTCTTGAGGGTGGACAGACACCAATTGCCAAAGAGATTGAACACTTTATCCACATTATTACTGGTGTGGCTGTTTTCCTGGGTGTGTCCTTCTTCATCTTGTCCCTTATTCTTGGATATGGATGGCTTGAAGCTGTCATCTTCCTTATTGGAATCATCGTTGCCAATGTGCCTGAGGGTCTGCTTGCTACAGTTACTGTAAGTAAAATAGAATTATTGTTCACTTTCAGTCGTACTTATGCATGTGTAAAATAAGCCTAAAATAAGCCAAGTGTGCTggaatatgtacaaaaaaatttatattatgTACAAAATGTATGCTGTCGTGTAGTAACTTTCCAGTTGGAAACCTTTTTAAGTGAATGTCATTGTGCAAAATGGATTTCATTTGGGCACTGTGTGGCCCATTGGTATAGATTACCATATCTTTTCTAATATTCTCTGTTAatgttttccacattttgaGAAGCTCTCAGCAATTAGATGTAACCTCACTgaaatttttaaattaaacacaacCCAACGATCATCAACAGTTTTCTGCATCCAATAGGTGTGTCTGACTTTAACTGCCAAACGTATGGCCAAGAAGAACTGTTTGGTGAAAAATCTTGAAGCAGTGGAGACTCTTGGCTCTACCTCCACTATCTGCTCAGACAAGACAGGAACTCTGACCCAGAACCGTATGACTGTGGCACATATGTGGTTTGACAACCAGATTCACGAAGCCGATACCACCGAGAACCAAAGTGGAACCGCTTTTGACAGAAGCTCTCCCACTTGGTCTGCTCTTGCTCGTGTAGCTGGCCTGTGCAACCGTGCAGTCTTCCTTGCAGATCAAGCCAATGTTCCAATCCTTAAGGTGTGCCATACTATCAAACCTTCTATTATTCTTTTTCCTCTCCATGAATCTatttcttaaaaatctttttttacaACTAACTCATCAGATAACCACCATATTATTATACTAGAAAGAGGCCAaagaagtatattttaagggcaAATATTCTATAATAAATCTAATATCTTATTCTCTTACAGAGAGAAACTGCAGGTGATGCATCAGAGTCTGCTCTGCTGAAATGTATTGAGCTCTGCTGTGGTGCAGTGAAGGACATGAGGGACAAATACCCAAAGATTGCTGAGATCCCTTTCAACTCCACCAATAAATACCAGGTATTTAATTCATGCATTCTGTTTTTTAGCGGAAAAAAGGCAGTTGTAAGAAAATTGTAAGTCCTAACACCATCTGATTGTCCACAGCTCTCAATCCACAAGAACCCCAATGCTTCAGAGACAAAACACTTACTCGTAATGAAGGGAGCTCCTGAGAGAATCCTAGACCGATGCTCAACAATTGTGTTTCAAGGaaaagagcaacctctagatgaTGAAATGAAGGATGCTTTTCAGAATGCTTATGTGGAACTGGGAGGTCTTGGAGAAAGGGTATTAGGTAGGTCACACTGTGCAAACGGCATAACAGTGGATGGTTAATTCACCCCTTAAAGAATGGGCCTTCTATTGGTAGAAAAGACCAAGTACCCTATACCTTAGCATATTAACACATATTGGCACAGTGTCAAAGTGGGTAGTATtgatgcctcacagctccaaggtccctgatctgatcctgagctcaatcatgtgtggagttttgcttgTTCTCCTAAGTCCATGTAGATTTCCACCAGTTCCTCTCACCTctgaaaaaaacatgcagttaaTAGATTAACTACACTTAAATGTcgtaggtgtgaatgtgtctaAAAATGTGTGTGCTGGATCTAacataaccctgaccaggataaagtagttCCTGAAGATGTTAActaaagaaatgaatgaattaatgaattgcTTTCTTTTGCAGGTTTCTGCCATTACAGCCTCCCTGATGATCAGTTTCCTGAAGGCTTTGCATTTGATACAGAAGAAGTGAACTTCCCCACTGAGAACCTGTGCTTTGTTGGACTCATGGCCATGATTGATCCTCCTCGTGCTGCAGTGCCTGATGCAGTGGGCAAGTGCAGGAGTGCTGGAATCAAGGTACAGTGCTTTAGCTCCTCATATTGTCAATGTATGTTTCACAACATAATTAGATGATTGATTTTCAACATAATTACATGATGCATTAGAAGATCTCAAATATATTTGCATTTCCAGGTCATCATGGTTACAGGAGATCACCCAATTACAGCTAAAGCCATTGCTAAGGGTGTGGGTATCATCTCAGAAGGCAATGAGACTGTGGAAGACATCGCTGCTCGTTTAAACATTCCTGTTGCAGATGTCGACCCCAGGTAACTGCAATATCTTCGAATAATGCGTCTAAAGTCTTTTCTGAAGTGTTTCAAAGTTGTTTAGATTGTAGCTGAAGCAATGCTTATTTACAGGGATGCAAAGGCTTGTGTGGTCCATGGTGGAGATTTGAAGGATATGACCGCAGAAGAACTGGATGGCATCCTAAGTCACCACACTGAGATTGTGTTTGCCAGAACTTCTCCACAGCAGAAATTGATAATTGTTGAAGGTTGTCAGCGACAGGTACAATTAATACAGTACAAAATTAGCTTTATGTCCGAATTTTGAACGTTGCTGTTGTAATTActtaattttgaaatatttttgttgtgATTACAGGGTGCCATTGTGGCTGTGACTGGAGATGGTGTTAATGATTCTCCTGCTCTGAAGAAGGCTGATATTGGTGTAGCAATGGGTATTGCTGGGTCTGATGTCTCCAAACAGGCTGCTGATATGATTCTCTTGGATGACAACTTTGCTTCTATTGTTACTGGAGTTGAGGAAGGTAGGAATATCTACAGAACATCTATCTATCAGGTTGACAACGCTAATCTGTATTTTGCTAAAATGTTACTCTGTCTCCAGGCCGTCTGATATTTGACAACTTGAAGAAATCCATTGCATACACTCTGACAAGCAACATTCCTGAGATTTCCCCCTTCCTGCTCTTCATTATTGCAAATATTCCTCTACCTCTGGGCACTGTCACCATTTTATGTATTGACCTAGGAACTGACATGGTAAGATTCCTATCAGAGTAGAAACATAAGTGGATCCCCCCCAATATAAGACTATAAAGATGATGGGATAATTGTGACTTTTACTCATATTTCAGGTTCCTGCTATTTCTTTGGCATATGAAGCTGCTGAAAGTGACATCATGAAGAGACAGCCCAGAAATCCTAAAACAGACAAGCTGGTGAATGAAAGACTTATTAGTATAGCCTATGGACAAATTGGTAAGAAAGCGCTTTCTATGCAAAGAAACCTTTGATAGtcatatacatctatatattcAACCcagacttacagtcatatatatttatatatgtaatatacagtcatgtatTTAATTATGTCTTTCAGTATATAGCGCAATAAGAGTACCTTTTTTTGTGGCCAACAAAGTTTAGTTATTTAGTTTACAAAACCATTAGTTTTCATTCTCATTCAGTGCGCCCTTGTGCCCGTGGATGGGGATAGAAACATACCATcagaatagaaatgtttcataagATATATGATCAGCCTGAATAAGTTTGTACTGATTTTCTGTTTAAGTAGACAAGTCGACTCAAACTAGACCAGCAAAATGACCCCACTTCATAACCAAACCGCAATGCTTTCCTTCAATTTGTTACCGAATTTTGGTGCACTTCCTAGGTGAACAGTTACATACTGTAGCCCATTTATTACTATGCACACATTGTAAATCCCCTCTACCTGTCTATCAGTAGATAGTGGAGCACAGCACAGCATTGACATGGGTGCGGCTCTATGTCAGACACGATGGTGTTGCTGAGATTTTTAAAGACTGGACACTTTATAAGAGACACTTGTTGTTGCACATTGGTGTACTGTTATGATCTGTGGCTCATCCATTTTCGAGTACAGTGTGGAATTGTCTTCTAGACATCATCAGTGTCAGCACTGCTAttagctggatttttttttttgttgttgtttttgggtggTGGCTGTTTCTAAAACCACCAGTAACATTGAGttgtttaaaaacacacactaacactgcaGTGACTGATCCACTCAAGCCACCACCACACACAGTACCAGGCCACTACCCAGGTGgggtcactgctgtgctgagcaTGGCCCTCCACAGTTGTTGGCATCTTTGAGTTGGGAATTCATGCTTGTGGAAAAGATTGATTTCCTGtgagtgtgttcagctgccctgtgatgtaccATGAGCACCATTTGAAATGTGGTGGCtagcttcatgtgtcttggaggaagcacattCTAGCCCTCACTGTCCCCGGTGAGTGGCTCTCTTGCAATAGGAGAGAGCTAGCTAGAGGGTGGGAACTGACAAATGACCCAATTGGGAGaaaacagagtaaaaaaaatatgaatggtAATTCTatgactttttatgtctttatAGGAATGATGCAAGCTACTGCAGGATTCTTCACTTACTTTGTGATTCTTGCTGAGAATGGATTCCTGCCTGCAGACTTAATAGGAGTGCGTGTTAATTGGGATGATAAATATTACAATGATCTAGAAGACAGCTATGGCCAACAATGGGTGTGTAACACTTATACATGACTGTAAAGagctaaaatacagaatttcCTTTCATGTATACTGCACATTCAAGTCCATTACATGTTGTCCTTTCCTCATTGCTACTTTAGACTTATGAACGAAGAAAAATTGTGGAGTACACATGCCATACAGCATTTTTTGTCAGCATAGTAATTGTGCAATGGGCTGATCTGATCATCTGTAAGACCAGGAGGAACTCCATCCTACGACAGGGAATGAAGTACGTAAGCAAAGTTATAGAAAGTATATTAAGCATATTAAGTGTATTAAGCAATCATAAAGTTTTGGTGAGTCAATGGAGTACTTTATAACCGCAATAAAGAAATGTTAAAATGGCTTGCATTTTATGTAGCTTGCTCTTTGTATTCTAATCCCTTTTAACTTCTTTATTGTTGTTTAGAAACAAAATATTGATCTTTGGGTTGTTTGAGGAGACCGCTTTGGCAGCTTTCTTATCCTACTGCCCAGGCATGGACGTAGCTCTTCGAATGTATCCATTGAAGTAAGTTTGCtttacacatatatttataataccataagtacagtatatttgaATGTGTATGGAAATTAATTCTTCCTCCACAAACATTGACAGTATAGCCAGTTATATAACTATTATTCATCCCGTTTAGACCAAGCTGGTGGTTCTGTGCCTTCCCATATTCACTGCTCATCTTCCTTTATGATGAGGCAAGAAGGTACCTCCTTAGACGGAACCCAGGCGGTAAGAACAAATAACTCTTATGAATGTTGAAATGATGTGCATTTTGCGACAAACTAACTAAGTTGTGTTCCTCGTTTATCTGACATTGTTTTGATATTCCGGTATATGTTCTCTGTTTTAGGATGGGTGGAAAAGGAGACATACTACTAAGAAAACCCTCTTCTCAACTATGAAGTTCATGATGAATGAACAGTGCCATAGAAATAAATGGGCACACAAAGTATACAGTCCCATTTTGCATCATAcaaatatattactattattttaataaaggtGAATTAAGAAAGTAATATTGAGAAATGACTGCTTTCacaatgcataataataataataataataataataataataataataataataataataataataaataaccaaatATTCAAAACTTATTactattacaaaaatatttttaaaatattactattACAAAACTCTGTCAACTGCAGACACTTGATCAACACAGTTATACTTGTTGAGCATCCCTTTCtaaaaccccaattccgaaaaagttgggatggtatggtaaatgcaaaaaaaaaaaaaaaaagagtcatttgaaatttcaattcaccctgtactgtattgaaaacacattattaacacattattttatatttcactttgtgagttcaattaatttttgaaaatattcacttgtcaaatttgatgactgcaacacaccccaaaaaagttgggacagtcgactgtttaccactgtgtaacatcagcttttcttttaataacacttattaagcatttgggcactgaagttggttaagtttagcaagcggaatttccccccattcatccattatgcatttcttcaactgCACAAATGTACAGgacctttgttgccttattttgcacttcataatgcaccacacattctcaatctctaccgtccatctcagatgaggcCGATCCCCGAGGAAGTCGGCGGctcttctggacagtgttgatgtatggcttttgctttacatagtaaagccttaacttgcatctgtggatgcagtggcgaatggtgtttctgacaaaggtttaccaaaaaattcccgagcccatgtcaggatatccattacagactcatgacagtttttaagacagtgacgtctgagggatcggagattgcacgcattcagaagtgggtTTTGGCCTTGGCCTTTCACCAGATTCCTTGactcttttaattatattgtgcactgtagaaggtcaAATGCCcgaaatcctaccgatttgtctttggggaatgttgttctcaaagtgttggattatccgctgatgcatctgttggcagattggcgagcctcgactcatccttgctcttgaaggactaggccttttttagaggctccttatatacaacAATCAGATGAtctcctcacctgtttcacatcaccttcttttttcaacttgtcacatcgctattagtcctaaattgcccctgtcccaacctTTTTAGAACGTGTTgtatgcatcaatttcaaaaaaaactatgcagttgattaggtaaaacatcaaatactctttatatgttttttggttaaatgcaaGTCaaggtacatttacaaatcactcctctttgatattattggcatttttcatactgttcaaactttttcagaattggggttgtatttataaacaacaattacagtatctcacagaagtgagtacacccctcacatttttgtaaatatttgattatatcttttcatgtgacaacactaaagaaatgacactttggtacaatgtaaagtagtgagtgtacagcttgtgtaacagtgtaaatttgctgtcccctcaaaataactcaacacacagccattaatgtctaaactgctggcaacaaaagtgagtacacccctaagtgaaaatgtccaaattgggcccaattagccattttccctcactggtgtcatgtgacttgttagtgttacaaggtctcaggtgtaaatttggtgtcatcgctctcacactccctcatactggtcactggaagttcaacatggcacctcatggcaaagtactctctgaaaaaaagaattgttactCTACATAAAAATGGCCTAgtctataagaagattgccaagaccctgacactgagctgcagaaTGGtagccaagaccatacagcggtttaacaggacaggttccactcagaacaggcctcgccatggtcgaccaaagaagttgagtgcacgtgctcagcgtcatctccagaggttgtctttgggaaatagacgtatgagtgctgccggcattgctgcagaggttgaaggggtggggggggtcagcctgtcagtgctcagaccatacgccgcacactgcatcaaattggtctgcatgactgtcgtcccagaaggaagtctCTTCTAAAGacgatgcacaagaaagcccgcaaacagtttgctgaagacaagcagactaaggacatggattactggaaccatgtcctgtggtctgatgagaccaagataaacttatttggttcagatggtgtcaagcgtgtgtggcggcaaccaggtgaggagtacaaagacaagtgtgtcttgcctacagtcaagcatggtggtgagagtgtcatggtctggggctacATGAGTGCCTCTgtcactggggagctacagttcattgagggaaccatgaatgccaacatgtactgtgacatactgaag
Coding sequences:
- the LOC128602442 gene encoding sodium/potassium-transporting ATPase subunit alpha-1 isoform X2, producing MGLGGSDKYKLAATSEDGKKKKKKGKKEKDMDDLKKEVDLDDHKLTLDELHRKYGTDLDRGLTASRAKEILERDGPNALTPPPTTPEWVKFCKQLFGGFSTLLWIGAILCFLAYGIQAASEDEPTNDNLYLGIVLSAVVMITGCFSYYQEAKSSKIMESFKNLVPQQALVIRDGEKKSINAEDVVVGDIVEIKGGDRIPADLRIIAAHGCKVDNSSLTGESEPQTRTPDFSNDNPLETRNIVFFSTNCVEGSAKGVVINTGDHTVMGRIATLASSLEGGQTPIAKEIEHFIHIITGVAVFLGVSFFILSLILGYGWLEAVIFLIGIIVANVPEGLLATVTVCLTLTAKRMAKKNCLVKNLEAVETLGSTSTICSDKTGTLTQNRMTVAHMWFDNQIHEADTTENQSGTAFDRSSPTWSALARVAGLCNRAVFLADQANVPILKRETAGDASESALLKCIELCCGAVKDMRDKYPKIAEIPFNSTNKYQLSIHKNPNASETKHLLVMKGAPERILDRCSTIVFQGKEQPLDDEMKDAFQNAYVELGGLGERVLGFCHYSLPDDQFPEGFAFDTEEVNFPTENLCFVGLMAMIDPPRAAVPDAVGKCRSAGIKVIMVTGDHPITAKAIAKGVGIISEGNETVEDIAARLNIPVADVDPRDAKACVVHGGDLKDMTAEELDGILSHHTEIVFARTSPQQKLIIVEGCQRQGAIVAVTGDGVNDSPALKKADIGVAMGIAGSDVSKQAADMILLDDNFASIVTGVEEGRLIFDNLKKSIAYTLTSNIPEISPFLLFIIANIPLPLGTVTILCIDLGTDMVPAISLAYEAAESDIMKRQPRNPKTDKLVNERLISIAYGQIGMMQATAGFFTYFVILAENGFLPADLIGVRVNWDDKYYNDLEDSYGQQWTYERRKIVEYTCHTAFFVSIVIVQWADLIICKTRRNSILRQGMKNKILIFGLFEETALAAFLSYCPGMDVALRMYPLKPSWWFCAFPYSLLIFLYDEARRYLLRRNPGGWVEKETYY
- the LOC128602442 gene encoding sodium/potassium-transporting ATPase subunit alpha-1 isoform X1: MGLGKGSDKYKLAATSEDGKKKKKKGKKEKDMDDLKKEVDLDDHKLTLDELHRKYGTDLDRGLTASRAKEILERDGPNALTPPPTTPEWVKFCKQLFGGFSTLLWIGAILCFLAYGIQAASEDEPTNDNLYLGIVLSAVVMITGCFSYYQEAKSSKIMESFKNLVPQQALVIRDGEKKSINAEDVVVGDIVEIKGGDRIPADLRIIAAHGCKVDNSSLTGESEPQTRTPDFSNDNPLETRNIVFFSTNCVEGSAKGVVINTGDHTVMGRIATLASSLEGGQTPIAKEIEHFIHIITGVAVFLGVSFFILSLILGYGWLEAVIFLIGIIVANVPEGLLATVTVCLTLTAKRMAKKNCLVKNLEAVETLGSTSTICSDKTGTLTQNRMTVAHMWFDNQIHEADTTENQSGTAFDRSSPTWSALARVAGLCNRAVFLADQANVPILKRETAGDASESALLKCIELCCGAVKDMRDKYPKIAEIPFNSTNKYQLSIHKNPNASETKHLLVMKGAPERILDRCSTIVFQGKEQPLDDEMKDAFQNAYVELGGLGERVLGFCHYSLPDDQFPEGFAFDTEEVNFPTENLCFVGLMAMIDPPRAAVPDAVGKCRSAGIKVIMVTGDHPITAKAIAKGVGIISEGNETVEDIAARLNIPVADVDPRDAKACVVHGGDLKDMTAEELDGILSHHTEIVFARTSPQQKLIIVEGCQRQGAIVAVTGDGVNDSPALKKADIGVAMGIAGSDVSKQAADMILLDDNFASIVTGVEEGRLIFDNLKKSIAYTLTSNIPEISPFLLFIIANIPLPLGTVTILCIDLGTDMVPAISLAYEAAESDIMKRQPRNPKTDKLVNERLISIAYGQIGMMQATAGFFTYFVILAENGFLPADLIGVRVNWDDKYYNDLEDSYGQQWTYERRKIVEYTCHTAFFVSIVIVQWADLIICKTRRNSILRQGMKNKILIFGLFEETALAAFLSYCPGMDVALRMYPLKPSWWFCAFPYSLLIFLYDEARRYLLRRNPGGWVEKETYY